DNA from Desulfonatronum sp. SC1:
TTGCCGCGACGAGCCCGGGAGGTCGGGTGGGGCGAGGGGGAGAAGCGGATGCGGTCATGATCAGGGAGCGGGGTGCAGCCAGAGGAGTTCGCCGCCTTCCAGGCCGGAAAGGACCTCGACCATCTCGTCATGGGCGCGGCCCAGGCGCGTGTGGCGCAGGACGTAGGTGGAGTCGTCGCGGATTACCGCGACCAGCTCCAGTTGTCCGACGCGCAGCACGGTCCGGGCATCGACGAGCACCACCGGTTCAACATGCATGGGAATGCGCAGCCGGACGAACATGCCCGGCCGAAGATTCGTGGCCGAGAGGTCGGCGGGCCAGAGGTCGTCCGGGTCCGTGGCGCGCAGGGCGGGCGGGGAGAGCGGGACCAGCTTGACCAGAAAGGTGCGCGAGTCCGTGGACGCCCCGGGCTCGACTTCGTCCACGACCACCGGGAACTCCCGGTTCAGGGCGTCTACCCGGGCCGTGAATTCCGCCCCCGGCGTCAGCAGGTGGTGAAACCGCTCCGGCGCCTGGACCTCCAGGCGCAAATCCGGACTGTGCAGCAAAAGCAGGGTTCGTCCCGGCTGGACCACGTCTCCGGGTTCCACGGAGCGGCGGGCGATGATTCCATCCTCGGAAGCCGTGATGGTGGTATGGCCCAGAGCCACCGTGAGCTCTTGAATCCGCTGCTCCAGCCGCAATTGCTGGGCTTTCAGTTCCTGGATGCTTTGCTCGGCCTGGCCGCTCTCGGCTCTGGCGGCCAGAAACGCGGCACGGGCGTGGTCCAGTTCCTGGACCGCGGACGCGCCCTGGGCGTGCAAGGCCTCGATCCGGGCAAAGTCGGCCTGGGCCAGGTCGAATCCGGCCTGGGCCTTTTCAAGGCCCTGATGCGCCCGCTTCAGCGCGGAGCCCAGGGCGTCCAGGTCGTGGCGGCCCTGGGCCAGGCGGGCCTGAAGTTCCCGGTCGTCCAGTACCAGCAACGGCTCCCCGCGGCGGACCCGCTGTCCCGAACGGACCAAGACATGGCGGACCTCGGCCTGAACCTGGGCGCTGACGGCTGTCTCGCCCCTGGGCCGAACCTCGCCCACGGCCTCGACCCAGGCCGGAACGGTTGTCCGCAAGGCAACCGTGGTTTCCGCTCCCAGCGGCAAGGCCCCTCTCTGGACGTCGGGCGGGGATGGTACGGGCGGAGCGTCCTTGAGCAGCATCCATGCACCTCCCAGCAGGAGGATCAGCAGGATGACGGGAAGGAAAAGCAGCGGGCGCGGGAAGATGTGGGGCATGGGGAGGAAATGGAGTTGTTTGCCGGAAGCGGCATGCTCTCCGGAAGTTTGGGTTATCGACTTATGGCCCGCACCTTGTCAAATTGGTTCGGATGAGTCGGATTCATTGAAAGGCTTCGGCGGAAGGTTTAAGACGGAGGCATGTCGATACGAATATCGCTTGAAAACAAGGAGGCTCCGGTGTTGACGTCGATGCAGGCCCTGCGGGAGCAGATTCAGCGTAACTGCGCCGTTT
Protein-coding regions in this window:
- a CDS encoding efflux RND transporter periplasmic adaptor subunit, whose protein sequence is MPHIFPRPLLFLPVILLILLLGGAWMLLKDAPPVPSPPDVQRGALPLGAETTVALRTTVPAWVEAVGEVRPRGETAVSAQVQAEVRHVLVRSGQRVRRGEPLLVLDDRELQARLAQGRHDLDALGSALKRAHQGLEKAQAGFDLAQADFARIEALHAQGASAVQELDHARAAFLAARAESGQAEQSIQELKAQQLRLEQRIQELTVALGHTTITASEDGIIARRSVEPGDVVQPGRTLLLLHSPDLRLEVQAPERFHHLLTPGAEFTARVDALNREFPVVVDEVEPGASTDSRTFLVKLVPLSPPALRATDPDDLWPADLSATNLRPGMFVRLRIPMHVEPVVLVDARTVLRVGQLELVAVIRDDSTYVLRHTRLGRAHDEMVEVLSGLEGGELLWLHPAP